A region from the Mesorhizobium sp. J8 genome encodes:
- a CDS encoding GNAT family N-acetyltransferase produces MPECDTRPNAGGALLAARSADAVASGAPLGRIGNLEVRLARNEAEIAAAQEVRYRVFYDELGARKDLFQAQDRRDADRFDPLCDHLLVLDTSLPGPEHRRIVGTYRLLRQEIATAAGGFYSEGEFELTKLIARHPGQRFLELGRSCVLPEYRSKRTIEALWQGIWAYINHYGIGVMTGCASFHGIVPAAHAEALTYLAHHCRTNSAWDVRAVPGRYCSMDLMPIEAVNTKAAIAAMPPLVKGYLRVGARIGDGCVIDHEFSTVDVFVVMPVKEIGARYVNYYGGEGQRFAA; encoded by the coding sequence ATGCCTGAATGTGACACTCGGCCGAACGCCGGCGGCGCCCTGCTCGCCGCCCGTAGCGCCGATGCCGTCGCAAGCGGTGCTCCGCTGGGCCGGATCGGCAACCTCGAAGTGCGGCTCGCCCGCAACGAGGCAGAGATCGCCGCCGCCCAGGAAGTCCGCTATCGGGTATTTTATGACGAGCTTGGCGCGAGGAAGGACCTGTTCCAGGCGCAGGACCGGCGCGATGCCGACCGTTTCGACCCGCTCTGCGATCACCTTCTCGTGTTGGATACGTCCCTTCCCGGTCCCGAGCATCGCCGCATCGTCGGCACCTACCGCCTGTTGCGGCAGGAGATCGCCACGGCCGCCGGCGGCTTCTATTCCGAGGGCGAGTTCGAGCTCACCAAGCTGATCGCGCGGCATCCCGGCCAGCGTTTCCTCGAGCTCGGCCGCTCCTGCGTTCTGCCGGAATACCGCTCCAAGCGCACCATCGAGGCGCTCTGGCAGGGCATCTGGGCCTATATCAACCATTACGGCATCGGCGTGATGACCGGCTGCGCCTCTTTCCATGGCATCGTGCCGGCGGCGCATGCCGAGGCACTGACCTATCTCGCTCATCATTGCCGCACCAATTCCGCCTGGGATGTACGCGCGGTTCCGGGACGCTACTGCTCCATGGACCTGATGCCGATCGAGGCGGTGAACACCAAGGCGGCGATCGCCGCCATGCCGCCGCTGGTCAAGGGCTACCTGCGCGTCGGCGCCCGCATCGGCGACGGCTGCGTCATCGACCACGAATTCTCGACTGTCGACGTCTTCGTCGTCATGCCGGTCAAGGAGATCGGCGCCCGCTACGTCAACTACTATGGCGGTGAAGGGCAGCGCTTCGCGGCATAA
- a CDS encoding trimeric intracellular cation channel family protein, with the protein MNPIALLDYAGVAVFAATGALAASRKELDIIGFLFLASVTGIGGGTLRDVILNLPVFWIANSGYVLICAVVAVLVFFSAHRFESRYKLLLWLDAVGLAAFSVMGAAKGLAITGSPVVSVVMGVLTATFGGILRDLLAGEPSVLLRPEIYVTAALAGATIFTLGDLAGLPALASSLLGFAAAFLVRGGALRFGWSFPAYRSRPGRRPEDIP; encoded by the coding sequence TTGAATCCCATCGCGTTGCTCGACTATGCCGGCGTCGCCGTCTTTGCGGCGACGGGCGCGCTTGCGGCATCGCGCAAAGAGCTCGACATCATCGGCTTCCTGTTCCTGGCCAGCGTCACCGGCATCGGTGGCGGGACGCTGCGCGACGTCATCCTCAACCTGCCGGTGTTCTGGATCGCCAACAGCGGCTATGTGCTGATCTGCGCCGTCGTCGCGGTGCTGGTCTTCTTCAGCGCCCACCGCTTCGAATCCCGCTACAAGCTCCTGCTCTGGCTCGACGCCGTCGGCCTTGCCGCGTTCTCGGTGATGGGCGCGGCGAAGGGGCTGGCGATCACCGGCTCTCCCGTCGTGTCGGTCGTCATGGGCGTGCTGACGGCAACCTTCGGCGGCATCCTGCGCGACCTGCTTGCCGGCGAGCCCTCGGTGCTGCTCAGGCCCGAGATCTATGTCACCGCCGCCCTTGCCGGCGCCACCATCTTCACCCTCGGCGATCTGGCCGGCCTGCCGGCGCTGGCGTCCAGCCTGCTCGGCTTTGCGGCTGCGTTCCTGGTCCGAGGCGGCGCGCTCAGATTCGGCTGGTCGTTTCCCGCCTATCGGAGTCGGCCGGGGCGAAGGCCCGAGGATATTCCATGA
- the grpE gene encoding nucleotide exchange factor GrpE, with protein sequence MSDQAKDERTPEDMEATQASGERAEGGVDGDYEALVRLLKENEELKDRALRAAAEMENLRRRTARDVQDARAYAVANFARDMLSVSDNLRRALDAIPAEAKAGGDAGFKALIEGVDLTERAMLSALERHGVKKLAPEGEKFDPNFHQAMFEVPNPEVPAGTVVQVVQPGYSIGERVLRPAMVGVAKGGPKAAAEAKVEPGPVNEQAEKDA encoded by the coding sequence ATGAGCGACCAGGCAAAAGACGAACGCACGCCCGAAGATATGGAAGCCACCCAGGCTTCCGGCGAGCGTGCGGAAGGTGGCGTCGACGGCGATTACGAAGCGCTGGTGCGGCTGCTGAAGGAAAACGAGGAACTGAAGGATCGTGCGCTGCGCGCGGCGGCCGAGATGGAGAATCTGCGGCGTCGCACCGCCCGCGACGTGCAGGACGCCCGCGCCTATGCGGTCGCCAATTTCGCGCGCGACATGCTGTCGGTGTCCGACAATCTGCGCCGCGCGCTTGACGCGATCCCAGCCGAGGCGAAGGCCGGCGGCGACGCTGGCTTCAAGGCGCTGATCGAAGGTGTCGATCTCACCGAACGCGCCATGCTTTCGGCGCTGGAGCGCCACGGCGTGAAGAAGCTCGCGCCCGAAGGCGAGAAATTCGATCCGAACTTCCACCAGGCGATGTTCGAGGTGCCCAACCCGGAGGTTCCGGCCGGCACCGTCGTGCAGGTGGTTCAGCCGGGCTATTCGATCGGCGAGCGCGTGCTGCGGCCGGCGATGGTCGGCGTCGCCAAGGGCGGCCCGAAGGCGGCCGCCGAGGCGAAGGTCGAGCCGGGCCCGGTGAACGAGCAAGCCGAGAAGGATGCATAA
- a CDS encoding DJ-1/PfpI family protein yields MAGKKILMLVGEFSEEYEIFVFEQAMHAVGHTVHVVCPDKKAGDVLKTSLHDFEGHQTYTEKLGHDYILNKTFAEVNPADYDAVYAAGGRGPEYIRIDKRVQALVRHFHETGKPIFTICHGVQILIAVDGVVRGKEVAALHYCEPEVTLAGGTYIDVAPTGAHVDGNLVSAKGWPGLAAFMRECLKVLGTEIRHGEALMRDDRKAA; encoded by the coding sequence ATGGCGGGCAAGAAAATATTGATGCTCGTTGGCGAGTTCAGCGAGGAATACGAGATTTTCGTCTTTGAACAGGCCATGCACGCGGTGGGTCACACCGTCCATGTCGTGTGTCCCGACAAGAAGGCGGGCGACGTGCTCAAGACCTCATTGCACGACTTCGAGGGTCACCAGACCTATACGGAAAAGCTTGGCCACGACTACATCCTCAACAAGACTTTCGCCGAGGTGAACCCTGCCGATTACGACGCGGTCTACGCGGCGGGCGGGCGCGGACCGGAATATATTCGCATCGACAAGCGCGTCCAGGCGCTGGTCAGGCATTTCCATGAGACCGGCAAGCCGATCTTCACCATCTGCCACGGCGTGCAGATCCTGATCGCGGTTGACGGCGTTGTGCGCGGCAAGGAAGTGGCGGCGCTGCATTATTGCGAGCCTGAGGTGACGCTTGCCGGCGGGACCTATATCGATGTTGCCCCGACCGGCGCCCATGTCGACGGCAATCTGGTTTCAGCCAAGGGCTGGCCGGGCCTCGCCGCTTTCATGCGGGAATGCCTGAAAGTGCTCGGCACTGAAATCCGCCACGGCGAAGCGCTGATGCGCGACGACCGGAAGGCGGCTTGA
- a CDS encoding DUF934 domain-containing protein, with protein MTGSTTAGTRLWTPDGFREDEWTHAESAEALAGNGRFILPLQAFLGLDEDVRKSAKERLGVLLQPGDELDKITGMLDQLSLVALAFPAFNDGRSFSKGELLRARYHFKGAMRATGQVLVDQLPHMLRLGFDEFEVSNPVLLKRLEEGKTGGLPVYYQPAVEAEPKGPKYSWRRKRPS; from the coding sequence ATGACTGGATCGACGACAGCGGGGACCCGCCTCTGGACTCCGGACGGTTTTCGCGAGGACGAGTGGACGCACGCCGAAAGCGCCGAGGCGCTTGCCGGCAACGGCCGTTTCATCCTGCCGCTGCAGGCTTTTCTCGGGCTGGATGAAGACGTTCGCAAGTCAGCCAAGGAGCGTCTCGGGGTGCTGCTGCAGCCCGGCGACGAGCTCGACAAGATAACCGGCATGCTGGATCAGTTGTCGCTGGTGGCGCTCGCCTTCCCAGCCTTCAATGACGGCCGCTCCTTCTCCAAGGGCGAATTGCTACGGGCCCGATACCACTTCAAGGGCGCCATGCGCGCCACCGGTCAGGTGCTGGTCGACCAGCTTCCGCATATGCTGCGGCTCGGCTTCGACGAGTTCGAGGTCTCCAATCCGGTGCTGTTGAAGCGCCTCGAGGAAGGCAAGACCGGCGGCTTGCCGGTGTACTATCAGCCGGCCGTGGAGGCGGAACCCAAGGGACCGAAATATTCCTGGCGGCGCAAGCGCCCTAGCTGA
- a CDS encoding phosphoadenylyl-sulfate reductase: MLAKPRPLDRTGSVETGVAAEAAGLDALHGHLKPIEIIERAARDLFRGEVAAVSSFGADSAVLLHMISEIDRSLPVIFLDTGKHFEETLGYRDALVADFGLTDIRVIKPEEAALERVDPTGRLHETDTDACCNVRKVEPLARGVEPFRAWFTGRKRFQASTRAALPVFEAVGSRIRINPLAHWTTSDQADYMRAHALRENPLVAYGYLSIGCFPCTQPVQPGEDARSGRWAGHAKTECGIHLSGLEKSLTDASL; this comes from the coding sequence ATGCTGGCGAAACCAAGGCCGCTTGATCGCACCGGCAGCGTCGAGACGGGCGTCGCCGCGGAAGCGGCGGGGCTGGACGCGCTGCACGGCCATCTGAAGCCGATCGAGATCATCGAGCGCGCGGCGCGCGATCTGTTCCGCGGCGAGGTCGCCGCCGTGTCGTCCTTCGGCGCGGATTCGGCGGTGCTGCTGCACATGATTTCGGAGATCGACCGTTCGCTGCCGGTGATCTTCCTCGACACCGGTAAGCATTTCGAGGAGACGCTCGGCTATCGCGACGCGCTGGTGGCCGATTTCGGTCTGACCGATATAAGAGTGATCAAGCCGGAGGAGGCTGCGCTCGAACGCGTCGACCCGACCGGCAGGCTGCACGAGACCGACACCGACGCCTGCTGCAACGTGCGCAAGGTCGAGCCGCTGGCGCGCGGCGTCGAGCCCTTCCGAGCCTGGTTCACCGGACGCAAGCGCTTCCAGGCCTCGACGCGCGCGGCACTGCCCGTCTTCGAGGCGGTCGGCTCGCGCATCCGCATCAACCCGCTGGCGCACTGGACGACCTCGGACCAGGCTGACTACATGCGCGCGCACGCGCTGCGCGAAAATCCGCTGGTCGCCTATGGCTATCTCTCGATCGGCTGCTTTCCCTGCACGCAGCCGGTGCAGCCGGGCGAGGACGCGCGCAGCGGCCGCTGGGCCGGGCACGCCAAGACCGAGTGCGGCATTCACTTGTCGGGCCTGGAAAAGTCGCTGACCGACGCCTCGCTTTAG
- a CDS encoding nitrite/sulfite reductase has product MYRYDEFDHDFVQARVAEFSDQVKRRLAGEITEDQFRPLRLMNGVYLQLHAYMLRIAVPYGTLNSRQMRMLAHIARKYDKGYGHFTTRQNLQFHWPALADVPAILADLASVEMHCIQTSGNCIRNVTADHFAGAAADEVADPRPYAEILRQWSSVHPEFSYLPRKFKIAVTGAERDRAAIQAHDIGLHLKKNAAGELGFAVYVGGGLGRTPMIAKKIRDFLPEAELLSYCTAILRVYNLYGRRDNKYKARIKILVHETGVEEIARQIEAEWQELKDTELKLPEADIAAINAYFAPPALSARPEGDALVKQARLDSKSFSEWLDQNVVTHRHPDYAAVTISLKGIGEVPGDVTDSQMEAVADIAEKYAFDELRVSHEQNLILPHVARADLKAVYDALVEIGLATANSNLISDIISCPGLDYCSLATARSIPVAQEISRRFASLERQREIGELKLKISGCINACGHHHVGHIGILGVEKKGTELYQVTLGGSADENTSVGEIIGRGFSSEEITDAIEQIVDTYLGLRLNPDERFIDAYRRVGPAPFKEALYAGETKAA; this is encoded by the coding sequence ATGTACCGTTACGACGAGTTCGACCACGATTTCGTACAGGCCCGGGTGGCCGAGTTCAGCGACCAGGTGAAGCGCCGGCTTGCCGGCGAGATCACCGAGGACCAGTTCCGGCCGCTCAGGCTGATGAACGGCGTCTATCTGCAACTGCATGCCTATATGCTGCGCATCGCGGTGCCTTACGGCACGCTGAACAGCCGGCAAATGCGAATGCTCGCCCATATCGCGCGCAAATACGACAAGGGCTACGGCCATTTCACCACGCGCCAGAACCTCCAGTTCCACTGGCCGGCGCTGGCTGACGTTCCGGCGATCCTGGCCGACCTCGCCAGCGTCGAGATGCATTGCATCCAGACCAGCGGCAACTGCATCCGCAACGTCACCGCCGACCATTTCGCCGGGGCGGCCGCCGACGAGGTCGCCGATCCGCGTCCCTATGCGGAAATCCTGCGGCAATGGTCCTCGGTTCATCCGGAGTTTTCGTACCTGCCGCGCAAGTTCAAGATCGCGGTGACGGGGGCCGAGCGCGACCGGGCCGCCATCCAGGCGCATGACATCGGCCTGCACCTGAAGAAGAACGCGGCCGGCGAGTTGGGTTTTGCCGTCTATGTCGGCGGCGGTCTGGGCCGCACGCCGATGATCGCCAAGAAGATCCGCGACTTCCTGCCGGAAGCCGAGTTGCTGTCCTACTGCACGGCGATCCTGCGCGTGTACAACCTCTACGGCCGCCGCGACAACAAGTACAAGGCGCGCATCAAGATCCTGGTGCACGAGACCGGCGTCGAGGAGATCGCACGGCAGATCGAGGCCGAATGGCAGGAGCTCAAGGACACCGAGCTGAAGCTGCCGGAGGCCGATATCGCGGCCATCAACGCCTATTTCGCGCCGCCGGCGCTGTCGGCCCGGCCGGAAGGCGATGCTCTCGTCAAGCAGGCGCGGCTCGATTCCAAGAGTTTTTCGGAATGGCTCGACCAGAATGTCGTGACGCATCGCCATCCCGATTATGCGGCGGTGACGATCTCGCTCAAGGGCATTGGCGAGGTGCCAGGCGACGTCACCGACAGCCAGATGGAAGCGGTTGCCGACATCGCCGAGAAATACGCCTTCGACGAGCTGCGCGTCAGCCACGAGCAGAACCTGATCCTGCCGCATGTGGCGCGTGCCGATCTCAAGGCGGTCTATGACGCTCTGGTCGAGATCGGGCTCGCGACCGCCAATTCCAACCTGATCAGCGACATCATCTCCTGCCCGGGCCTCGATTATTGCTCGCTGGCCACCGCGCGCTCCATTCCGGTGGCGCAGGAAATCTCGCGTCGCTTCGCTTCGCTCGAGCGACAGCGCGAAATCGGCGAATTGAAGCTGAAGATCTCCGGCTGCATCAATGCCTGCGGCCACCACCATGTCGGCCATATCGGCATCCTGGGCGTCGAGAAGAAGGGTACCGAGCTCTACCAGGTGACGCTTGGCGGCTCCGCCGATGAGAACACATCCGTGGGCGAGATCATCGGCCGCGGCTTCTCCTCGGAAGAGATCACCGATGCCATCGAGCAGATCGTCGACACCTATCTCGGCCTTCGGCTCAATCCCGACGAACGTTTTATCGACGCCTACCGCCGTGTCGGTCCCGCGCCGTTCAAGGAGGCACTCTATGCTGGCGAAACCAAGGCCGCTTGA
- a CDS encoding DUF2849 domain-containing protein has protein sequence MKVLTANRLSDGIAVWYADGGWAETVDHADVAHDKAAEDRLEAIGAAAAANNEVLDVNVIDVTIVDGLVEPVRLREKIRAAGPTIHPDLGKQASRHAARAA, from the coding sequence ATGAAGGTACTGACCGCGAACAGGCTCTCCGACGGCATCGCCGTCTGGTACGCCGATGGCGGCTGGGCGGAGACCGTCGATCATGCCGATGTCGCGCATGACAAGGCGGCGGAGGACCGACTGGAAGCGATCGGCGCCGCGGCCGCCGCCAACAATGAAGTCCTGGACGTCAATGTGATCGACGTCACCATTGTCGATGGTTTGGTCGAACCGGTGCGGCTGCGCGAGAAGATCCGCGCCGCGGGCCCGACCATTCACCCGGATCTCGGCAAGCAAGCGAGCCGCCACGCGGCACGAGCCGCTTAA